One window of Entelurus aequoreus isolate RoL-2023_Sb linkage group LG06, RoL_Eaeq_v1.1, whole genome shotgun sequence genomic DNA carries:
- the LOC133651484 gene encoding uncharacterized protein LOC133651484, whose product MASCASCTILTERLALLEGRVRQLEQSNVVTLDVADTSASVSCSELTSPACSSPKRPTSYGVPVETHNRFSSLASPTPQSTGHHTLVIGDSITRNIKLSKPATIKCIPGARAPDIEANLRELTRNRPSKHVRQANRTTNYANIVVHVGSNDTRMRQSEITKRNIARTCDLARKMSRHRVIVSGPLPARGNDERYSRLVSLNKWLASYCRTQGLTFIDNWPSFWGKPGLLMRDGLHPNQEGAIILSRNIDYYLSLT is encoded by the coding sequence atggcttcctgcgcgtcttgcaccatactcacggagaggttggctctgctagagggccgtgtccgccagttagagcagagtaatgtcgtaactttagatgttgcggacacatctgctagcgttagctgtagcgagctaactagcccagcttgtagcagtcctaagcggcctacaagctacggtgtaccggttgagacgcataatagatttagctctttagctagtcctacaccccagtctaccgggcaccacaccttagttataggggactccatcacccgaaacataaagcttagcaaaccagccacaataaagtgtatccccggggccagagcacctgacattgaagctaatcttagggagctaactcgcaacaggcctagtaaacacgtacgacaggctaatcgcaccactaattatgcgaatatagttgtacacgttggctccaatgacactagaatgagacagtcagagattacaaagagaaacatagccaggacttgtgatctcgccagaaagatgtccaggcatcgagtaattgtctctggccccctgcctgcgagaggcaatgatgagagatatagcagattagtctcgcttaacaagtggttggctagctactgtaggacgcagggactaacgtttattgataactggccctctttctggggcaaaccaggtttgctgatgagagacggccttcaccctaaccaggaaggcgccatcatcctgtctagaaacatagactactatttaagtctcacttga